Proteins encoded within one genomic window of Candidatus Paceibacterota bacterium:
- a CDS encoding APC family permease: MGFLDLIGYDRHGAVTEVATTLNKGRLNTYGVTLAALGFNAPAWVAASSMSVLYAMVGHAAPLAIVVAYFFPMLILAFCLVYLVREAPSAAGVFTYVERFLHPGMGTVLGWTYTVMAATVAPMTAVIGAEYIQALFPSLAGDIQARIIGTAMLLLFFLISLRGIVLTAKIAGLFLVFEITVVSGLGLCGIFDPQVHNLSFASLYSVKAAGGWGSLGAGLLFGLWMLANFDSAINYIEEAKVPVRTVQRSLLLVLSLAFLIYSLAAIGWQYAVPVGKLAQIVEDGNSGPIAAIANIYLPQSLSWIALFVVVTSACAGMQISLNSGARTMYRMSSEGHLPEMFGKTNKHKAPFVSVASIVAFGILMVWIKPLAKIIFYYDAVTITLVLSYASMLAAAIRLFWMKHSAGVATMLSILPVFSIFIILYVGYSAGISPGNLYEAWYIGAAVIVIGTILAFMKKRNLRYKNRVVMGAADD, translated from the coding sequence ATGGGATTCTTAGATCTGATAGGTTATGACCGCCATGGTGCGGTAACTGAAGTCGCAACAACACTGAATAAGGGTCGTTTAAATACCTATGGCGTTACGCTTGCTGCACTAGGCTTTAATGCGCCAGCCTGGGTAGCAGCATCGTCGATGTCAGTGCTCTACGCAATGGTGGGACATGCGGCACCACTCGCGATCGTTGTCGCATACTTTTTCCCAATGTTGATTCTAGCATTTTGTCTTGTTTATCTGGTTCGTGAGGCTCCGTCTGCGGCTGGTGTGTTTACTTATGTCGAGCGTTTCCTTCATCCTGGCATGGGAACTGTTCTTGGATGGACCTATACGGTAATGGCTGCGACAGTCGCGCCCATGACTGCGGTGATAGGAGCAGAATACATTCAAGCGTTATTTCCTTCCTTAGCAGGTGATATTCAGGCGCGTATCATTGGTACTGCTATGTTATTGTTGTTTTTTTTGATTAGCTTACGTGGTATAGTGCTGACAGCAAAGATCGCTGGACTTTTTTTGGTTTTTGAGATAACTGTTGTGTCTGGTCTCGGCCTATGCGGTATTTTTGACCCGCAAGTGCACAATCTGTCATTTGCTAGTCTTTATTCTGTTAAAGCTGCTGGTGGTTGGGGATCTCTGGGCGCTGGCTTATTATTTGGCCTTTGGATGCTTGCAAATTTTGATTCTGCAATAAATTATATAGAAGAAGCTAAAGTCCCAGTCCGTACAGTGCAGCGATCTCTCTTGCTGGTTTTATCTTTGGCCTTTTTAATCTACAGTTTAGCAGCTATTGGTTGGCAATATGCTGTTCCTGTTGGTAAACTTGCACAAATTGTTGAAGATGGAAATAGCGGACCTATTGCCGCGATAGCAAATATTTATTTGCCACAATCGCTTTCTTGGATTGCGCTCTTTGTTGTTGTTACGTCAGCCTGCGCTGGAATGCAGATTTCATTAAATTCTGGTGCAAGGACGATGTACAGGATGAGTTCAGAGGGGCACTTACCTGAAATGTTTGGCAAAACAAACAAACACAAGGCGCCTTTTGTATCTGTTGCAAGCATCGTTGCTTTTGGTATTTTGATGGTCTGGATCAAGCCGCTTGCCAAAATTATCTTTTATTATGATGCAGTCACTATAACTCTAGTTTTAAGCTATGCCTCGATGTTGGCCGCTGCGATCAGGCTGTTCTGGATGAAGCATAGCGCTGGTGTAGCTACTATGCTTTCTATTCTTCCGGTATTTTCAATATTCATTATCTTGTATGTCGGCTACAGCGCTGGAATATCGCCGGGAAATCTTTATGAGGCTTGGTATATCGGTGCCGCCGTTATTGTCATTGGTACTATCTTGGCCTTCATGAAGAAGCGTAATCTTCGGTACAAGAACAGAGTTGTGATGGGAGCTGCGGATGATTGA
- a CDS encoding SDR family NAD(P)-dependent oxidoreductase: MNDGHEFDAILGWMTNEQHLAALKEEQTQEGGRFCGKTVLVTGAGSGIGFSVCEAFAREGAAIIANDLPTQANLMVLKSNIEARGGICTIRTGDVSDPKTATEIFASIERLDVLVNNAGYLDEVPLNEMTDTQWDKMIKVHLYGAFYFARWAVKLMRLQRFGRIINIASDLGQIGCKNLAHYSAAKGGIIAFTKSLARELGGQNILVNGVAPGGIMTPLVARLGNEYIEEEAKLYPLNRLGTPSEIAEVILFLASSAATFMTGQIIGVNGGGVMNG, encoded by the coding sequence ATGAATGACGGACATGAATTCGATGCAATCTTGGGATGGATGACGAATGAGCAGCATCTCGCGGCATTAAAAGAAGAGCAGACACAGGAGGGGGGGCGTTTCTGTGGGAAAACGGTGTTGGTAACAGGGGCTGGGAGTGGCATAGGATTTTCTGTTTGCGAGGCTTTTGCCCGAGAGGGAGCCGCAATAATTGCAAACGACCTGCCAACCCAAGCTAACCTTATGGTACTGAAGAGTAACATTGAGGCACGGGGAGGCATCTGCACTATCCGGACGGGTGATGTTTCAGATCCGAAAACGGCTACAGAAATTTTTGCTTCTATCGAGAGGCTTGATGTCCTGGTAAATAATGCTGGATATCTGGATGAAGTCCCGCTGAACGAAATGACAGATACACAGTGGGACAAAATGATCAAGGTGCATCTATATGGAGCGTTCTATTTTGCTCGTTGGGCGGTGAAACTTATGCGTCTCCAACGATTTGGCCGCATCATAAATATTGCCTCTGATCTTGGTCAAATCGGCTGCAAGAATCTAGCGCATTATAGTGCTGCTAAAGGTGGGATTATCGCCTTTACTAAAAGTCTCGCACGAGAATTAGGAGGGCAGAATATTTTGGTAAATGGTGTAGCACCAGGAGGTATTATGACACCTTTGGTTGCCCGACTTGGAAACGAATATATTGAGGAAGAAGCAAAATTATACCCACTAAATAGATTGGGAACTCCTTCTGAGATTGCTGAGGTGATTTTGTTTCTTGCATCAAGCGCGGCGACATTCATGACCGGTCAAATTATCGGCGTAAACGGTGGTGGCGTAATGAATGGTTGA
- the speB gene encoding agmatinase, with the protein MSYVERPQPIDAAVTPRFVGPATFMRLPLYSSPIGLDVALTGVPFDGGTTNRAGARQGPREVRNQSTLIRRTHHASGISPYDLINVADIGDAPTNPFSIETSLQLIEDFFKDIKSSGAIPITVGGDHLITLPILRALAREAPIGLIHFDAHSDTNDSYFGGSRYTHGTPFRRAIEEGLLDPKRVIQLGIRGSSYDANELQWAKEQGVTIRYIEDIMATGLDAIMDEAIAVAGEERVYLSFDIDVIDPSMAPGTGTPEIGGLTTREAQLMLRRLQGVDIIGADVVEISPPFDMSNMTALVGATLMFEILCLVASRHQSGSGYGHE; encoded by the coding sequence ATGAGTTATGTTGAGAGGCCGCAGCCTATTGACGCTGCAGTTACCCCTCGTTTCGTCGGCCCCGCGACGTTTATGAGACTTCCCTTGTATTCTTCCCCAATTGGGCTGGATGTTGCACTTACGGGTGTGCCATTTGATGGAGGAACAACCAATCGCGCAGGAGCTCGTCAGGGGCCACGCGAGGTTCGCAACCAGTCAACTCTAATTCGACGGACGCATCATGCTTCGGGGATTTCTCCATATGATCTTATTAATGTCGCTGACATTGGTGACGCTCCCACAAATCCGTTTTCTATTGAAACTTCTTTGCAATTAATCGAGGATTTTTTTAAAGATATAAAATCATCTGGTGCCATACCCATTACTGTGGGTGGCGACCATTTGATCACCCTGCCTATTTTGCGTGCTTTGGCCCGGGAAGCGCCTATCGGATTGATTCACTTTGATGCCCACTCGGATACGAATGATTCTTATTTTGGCGGTAGTCGCTATACCCATGGAACCCCTTTCCGAAGGGCTATCGAAGAAGGTTTGTTGGATCCAAAAAGAGTTATTCAACTTGGAATTCGTGGTTCCTCCTATGATGCTAATGAGCTCCAATGGGCCAAGGAGCAAGGCGTAACTATACGCTATATCGAAGATATCATGGCAACTGGTCTGGATGCGATCATGGACGAGGCGATCGCAGTGGCGGGAGAGGAAAGAGTATATCTGTCTTTTGATATTGATGTAATCGATCCCTCCATGGCACCTGGAACTGGCACGCCAGAAATTGGCGGTTTAACCACTCGTGAAGCGCAGTTGATGTTACGGCGGCTGCAGGGAGTAGACATTATAGGAGCGGATGTTGTTGAAATTTCTCCTCCTTTCGATATGTCGAACATGACGGCGCTTGTTGGGGCAACGCTTATGTTTGAGATTTTGTGCTTGGTTGCAAGTCGACATCAGTCCGGCTCTGGATATGGTCATGAATGA